CCTGAAGCTCGGGAGGGGTATCATCAGCAAAATAGAGAGCTACATCGACATCCCGACAAGGGACGGGGTCTAAAAAGGAACCGTGAACGAAGGCGAAACGGACCTGTTGTTGCTGCTGCAGCTGCACCCGCAGGAAGGCAGATATAGCTTCTTTTTTCTCAGCTGGTAAGGCGTAACGCTTCTCGCCGGAGGGAATATCGGACACAGATTTCACCTCTTTTTTGCTTTGTGAAGAATTCTGGCCACGCCCTGCAAGTACAGCTCAACATCATCCAGGTCTTCTCGCATGATTCTTAGCATGCGCGCATCATCAACATCTCCGTACCTATGTACCAAGAGATTGCGGAACCCTACCATTTTTCCCAACCTCGAGGCAAGATCTGCATCCAACAGTCCCGCCTCCCCTAGGATGAGAAAACTATCGGCATACGTGCGTGGTGCTCTGGCCAATAATTTGGCGCAAACGTGACTTGCGATATTAGCTGCCGCTTCCGTCATCAGGATGAAGGCATATCGCGCCGACCAAACTGCTTCCTTGTTGCCTAGGAATTGGCTATCAGGCCTGGAGGCGTACTCCCTCAGTACTTCGAGGGCCTCGCGAATGTCGGTGATTTTCTCCGCCATTCGCGCTAAGTTTAATTCCTGGTAGTCCACGATGGGTTACCCCCAGTCATTCCGTACCACTGCTACTATATCATAGCCAAATTCCGGCAACAACTCCCGGTCACCGCCTTATGCTTATCTGGCCCTATAGGCCTAGATATCCCTGCGGTTAAAGAGATGAATGGCCGCAGCCACCAACCCGACAATATAGAGTCCGGTATAAAGCAGCATCCAGTTACTGGGGGTGGACAGGCTGCCGAAGGGCCCCAGCATGTTTTGGGGGTTTATAAAAAAGCCGCCGGGACCGCTGGCTGGTGGCAATTGGGCCACCACCGTGGCCACTAGCCGCCGGTAGAGGGCATCGGCCGGTAGGATGAGGCTGGTGATGACCCCCATGTAGATGGCGGTGGTGCTGTCCAGCATGGAGCCGATCTGCTCCATCATGCCGCCTACGATGGCCAGAGCGTAGAGGGCAAAGGCCAGCACCCCGTTGCCCATTGTGGACAGCCGCACCGTTCCCAGCATGGTTAGCGCCAGCAGCACTACCGGTTCGAGGATGAAAAGCCCCAAGGCGGGGATGATTCCTGGTATGCCTATTCCCAGCTGCCAACGCACCAGGGCGGCCAGAGCTAGGAAAAAAATAGCCGCATAGACAACCAGCATGGCCGCTTGGCCCAAGAACTTACCTAACAAAAGCTCTCGCCGGGACAGGGGGCGAACCGCTAGCGCATGCAGGGTTCCGTTTTCGATTTCGCTGGAAACGCTGCCCACCGCGGCCAGGATGGAGAGTCCGGCCACCAGAAAGCTAGCCATATACACGCCCATAACAAATAAGAAGATGGCCTGCATCTGGGCATAAGGGTCGGCCACCCCACCCAAATGGCGGCTGATGTTTTTGCCGATAAAATGCAGGCCGGTACCGTAAAGGACCAGGAAAGCTATGGTCAAGATCCCAGCTATCAGGGCCACTTTCTTTCGCCAGGCTTCGCGGAAGGTAAAAGCAGCCATTAGCCACATGGCGGTTCCCCCTCCTGTACCAGATTGACGAATATGTCCTCCAGGGAATTGTGGCTAGGGGTAACCTCATAGATCCGGCAACCCTTGGCTGTCAGTTGGCTGACCAGGTCGGGGATCTCTTCCTTACTCTTGACTGGCACCACCAGGCGATCCTGCTCCAGGCGCAGGGAAGGATAATCTTGACGCAATTCTTCGGCTGTCTCCGGCCCGAGGCCCGAGAGCTTGACGGCAACCTCGGTTGACCCGGCCAGGAGTTCATCCAATTTGCCGCCGGCTACCACAGTGCCGTGATTGATGATGGCTACCTGGTCGCATACCTTTTCTACCTCGCTTAATAGGTGGCTGTTTAAGAACACCGTCTTGCCTCTCTGTTTCAGCGTCAAAAGCACCTCGCGAACTTGACGGCGACCCAAGGGGTCCAGGGCTGAAGTGGGTTCGTCCAGGAAAATTACCTGTGGGTCACCAACCAGGGCTGCTGCCAGGCCCAGGCGCTGCTGCATGCCTTTGCTATAATTGGCTACCAACTTCTGCCCGTCTTGAGCTAGGCCTACTAGCTCCAGGGTTTCTTCGGTTTGCTGCCTAGCAAGCTCTGGGCCCAACCCCGCCAGGCGGGCGTGGAAGAGGAGCAGCTCCCTGCCTTTTAACCAGCCATGAAAGCGAAAGTTCTCCGGCAAGAAGCCCACTTGTCTCCGGCCCCGGGGGTCGGAGGGCAAATGTCCGGCTACTCGGGCCTGGCCGGAGGTAGGGTAAACCAGCCCCACCAGCATCTTGACCAGGGTGCTCTTGCCGGCGCCGTTGGGGCCTAGAAGGCCGAAGATCTGCCCTTCCTCTACGGAAAGGCAGATCTCCTGGCAGGCAGTTTGCTGCCCATAGATCTTGGTAAGATTCTCGGTTTCAATGATAGCCATTATTTAACCTCCGCGGCTACCTTAAGGGCGGCTTGTAAAGGCAGACCGCTTATGGCCTGCCAGCTGTCACCCTGCCGCCAGGCCAGCACCCCCGTACCCTGCCCGTCGTCATAATACACTCCCTGCCCGCCGTTGACGGTGATTTCTTGGGGCCGCATTTCCCTAGTCTCTGGGATAGGCAGCGTATGCTGCCAGTCATTAATGGCCGCCAGCTGCTGGCGAAGGTTGCTAGGCAGGAAAGGCAGGTCCAAAAGGGCTTGGCGCAGGGCCAGCATATCTACTCCCGGGGGAACATCGATGGTCAGATCCGGAGCGGCATAGAGGACAAAAGCTTCGCCCTGGCCTGAGTACTGGGCTCTTACCAGGGGCGGAATTTTGATGGTAAAGGTCTTGCCGGCAAGATCCTCTGGCAAGAGCCTGCCTCCGTGCTTGGCCAGGTAGCTATTTAGGCTTTCCACATCTGGAGTTATAGCAATGGTTGGGTTTTGCTGCACCTGGATCGATCCTCTTTTTCGCCCGGCCAAGCTAGAGGGGAGATCCAATTTCAGCCCGGTCAGGCCTTCCACGTCCGCGGGTTGCACCTCCACGCTTTGGCTTGACCCCTGTACTTCCACCCGGCCGAAGTTCTTGATATCCACTTGGCCCGGCTGGCCA
This portion of the Clostridia bacterium genome encodes:
- a CDS encoding DUF86 domain-containing protein, whose translation is MDYQELNLARMAEKITDIREALEVLREYASRPDSQFLGNKEAVWSARYAFILMTEAAANIASHVCAKLLARAPRTYADSFLILGEAGLLDADLASRLGKMVGFRNLLVHRYGDVDDARMLRIMREDLDDVELYLQGVARILHKAKKR
- a CDS encoding ABC transporter permease gives rise to the protein MWLMAAFTFREAWRKKVALIAGILTIAFLVLYGTGLHFIGKNISRHLGGVADPYAQMQAIFLFVMGVYMASFLVAGLSILAAVGSVSSEIENGTLHALAVRPLSRRELLLGKFLGQAAMLVVYAAIFFLALAALVRWQLGIGIPGIIPALGLFILEPVVLLALTMLGTVRLSTMGNGVLAFALYALAIVGGMMEQIGSMLDSTTAIYMGVITSLILPADALYRRLVATVVAQLPPASGPGGFFINPQNMLGPFGSLSTPSNWMLLYTGLYIVGLVAAAIHLFNRRDI
- a CDS encoding ABC transporter ATP-binding protein — translated: MAIIETENLTKIYGQQTACQEICLSVEEGQIFGLLGPNGAGKSTLVKMLVGLVYPTSGQARVAGHLPSDPRGRRQVGFLPENFRFHGWLKGRELLLFHARLAGLGPELARQQTEETLELVGLAQDGQKLVANYSKGMQQRLGLAAALVGDPQVIFLDEPTSALDPLGRRQVREVLLTLKQRGKTVFLNSHLLSEVEKVCDQVAIINHGTVVAGGKLDELLAGSTEVAVKLSGLGPETAEELRQDYPSLRLEQDRLVVPVKSKEEIPDLVSQLTAKGCRIYEVTPSHNSLEDIFVNLVQEGEPPCG
- a CDS encoding zf-HC2 domain-containing protein: MQLTRCPKEGLLQAYLDDELDTAQAAQVAGHLTQCQACRKRLSELEQLASLAALRLDSYRQGLEAPGQIASGLQHLKTPPVDPVTPPLTIGERMHERMVAMSQRKWLAGTALVAALALFLSWAPGRSLAAQFLNLFRMEKIQVVKITPEDMAQLEKFFAGQPGQVDIKNFGRVEVQGSSQSVEVQPADVEGLTGLKLDLPSSLAGRKRGSIQVQQNPTIAITPDVESLNSYLAKHGGRLLPEDLAGKTFTIKIPPLVRAQYSGQGEAFVLYAAPDLTIDVPPGVDMLALRQALLDLPFLPSNLRQQLAAINDWQHTLPIPETREMRPQEITVNGGQGVYYDDGQGTGVLAWRQGDSWQAISGLPLQAALKVAAEVK